Proteins from one Salaquimonas pukyongi genomic window:
- a CDS encoding CoA-binding protein, producing the protein MNHDRYEDTYIRGILDEVKTIAVVGASANTVRPSYFVLKYLISKGYDVIPVNPGHAGREIAGCMTFASLGDIDRPVDMVDIFRNSEAAKGVVEEALALEPLPKVIWMQLSVRNDEAAAMAEAKGVKVVMNRCPKIEYARLCGEIGWAGVASNVISARKPKLQQGFQRFAITRQEKS; encoded by the coding sequence ATGAACCACGACCGCTATGAGGACACCTATATCCGCGGCATCCTGGACGAAGTGAAAACCATCGCCGTTGTCGGCGCCAGTGCCAACACGGTGCGGCCATCCTATTTCGTGCTGAAATACCTGATCTCGAAAGGTTATGACGTTATCCCTGTCAATCCCGGCCATGCCGGACGGGAAATCGCGGGATGCATGACGTTTGCTTCCCTTGGCGATATCGACCGTCCGGTCGACATGGTGGACATCTTCCGCAACTCCGAAGCCGCCAAGGGCGTGGTCGAAGAAGCGCTGGCCCTTGAGCCTCTGCCCAAGGTGATCTGGATGCAATTGTCTGTACGCAATGATGAAGCAGCGGCGATGGCCGAGGCAAAGGGTGTGAAAGTGGTCATGAACCGGTGTCCGAAAATCGAATATGCCCGCCTTTGCGGTGAGATAGGCTGGGCCGGTGTTGCTTCCAACGTGATCTCTGCCAGAAAGCCGAAATTGCAGCAGGGATTTCAGCGCTTTGCCATCACGCGGCAGGAAAAGTCCTGA